One Arachis hypogaea cultivar Tifrunner chromosome 2, arahy.Tifrunner.gnm2.J5K5, whole genome shotgun sequence genomic window, tgaaattcttcTTATTGGACAGGAAAGAGAACATACAGTTCAGGTAACATGGCACAACCAGGATggcttgaaaattttgatttggcCTCGGCTCAAAAAAGATACCAAATCCTTGCTACTATGCTTATTGTTGGACTTCAATTCGCTTGCGCCTTTGGAAACTTTAGTGTTCTTGCCTTCGTACCCTTGAGAGATCCTATCGAACCAGGTTCTTATCATCCTCGACTTGTACTTTTGTTTAACTTAGTAGGATCTGTTGCATCTGGGATTTTCAGTGATAAGTTTGGAAGAAAAATGGCTTTCGATATCATTCTCATGGTGCTCATGGCGGTctgtttcttatatttttctggtATAGTGGTCTCTTTTATGTTCTTTATAGTCATTATTGCTTTTCTTGGGGGTGCTACATCCACCGTTGGCGCGATATTCATTTCCGAAACGATGGCAAACAAAATGAACCGCGGAAGCCTCATTGCAAGGCAATTTCTTGGAGAACTGTTTGGCCAGTTAGTTTCCATGATAACGATAATCATCTCATCTTCATCTGTCAGCCAGAAATACAAGGACTACTACTTTACTTTCAACAACCGCTGGATGTCTGTGGTAGTGGCAACGGCGACCATGATGGTGGCCGGGTATACGTACCTCTTCTGGGTTAAGAGGATACCTGAGAGCCCTCGCTACACATACTTTGTTTGGAACAACTCAAGAAAGGCTGCTTCAGACGCGAAGAGGCTACTAATTCGTGAAGTAACAAACGGAGAGGAGGAAGAAGCTACTGTTTTGCAAAACCTAACCTTTGGTTTATTTAGCTGGGAATTTTATAATCTCCATGGCTGGCACTTGTTGGGAGTCACCGCTACTTCTTTTGTAAACGGCATTAACTACCTCACTCAGCTGTTATTTCTAAACTTGATTTTCCACCAGTATGCTTTGTTGGTCCCTCCTTCTAAACCGGAATTGCTTTTGTTTTTGGCTATGCTGATGACTGTGACTACTGTTCTTGGCTTCTTGTGCCAGGTTTTCTTAATTGATCGCATCAACCGTTTCTGTATCCTGTTTGCATGTTTCTGCATCAAGGCTGTGTTAATGGTACTTGTTCTACTAGaaactccatggaagaagaaAGATAACATCACCGAGCTTTGTGTGTATTATGTTCTTTGCAACATCATCTACAATTTTGCAAATGCAACTAATTTCGTTGTGGCTGCCGAGATCTTTCCAACAAGGATGAGGGGAACTTGCCATGGTATAACAGTTGCTGGTAATAGGCTTGGACTATTTCTTGCTATAATTTGCTTATTTGTTGCAGGTCATTATTTTCAGCTGATTTTAGGTTTTCTTGCTTGCATCAATGTGATTCCTGGAATTGCGGCGTCCTTCTTGGTGAAGGAATCAAAGGGGAAAACCCTAGAAGATGCGAGCAACGAGCACGGATTAGAGTAATTTCCTAAGAGTAATTATTACAAatttaagagttttttttttttcggtttcacGGTTCCGTCAAGTCAAAAACTAGTTGACCAAATTAAAGTCTTTTGTTCTTGTAAGGAACTTAATCATGT contains:
- the LOC112720803 gene encoding low affinity inorganic phosphate transporter 3-like isoform X1, which gives rise to MAQPGWLENFDLASAQKRYQILATMLIVGLQFACAFGNFSVLAFVPLRDPIEPGSYHPRLVLLFNLVGSVASGIFSDKFGRKMAFDIILMVLMAVCFLYFSGIVVSFMFFIVIIAFLGGATSTVGAIFISETMANKMNRGSLIARQFLGELFGQLVSMITIIISSSSVSQKYKDYYFTFNNRWMSVVVATATMMVAGYTYLFWVKRIPESPRYTYFVWNNSRKAASDAKRLLIREVTNGEEEEATVLQNLTFGLFSWEFYNLHGWHLLGVTATSFVNGINYLTQLLFLNLIFHQYALLVPPSKPELLLFLAMLMTVTTVLGFLCQVFLIDRINRFCILFACFCIKAVLMVLVLLETPWKKKDNITELCVYYVLCNIIYNFANATNFVVAAEIFPTRMRGTCHGITVAGNRLGLFLAIICLFVAGHYFQLILGFLACINVIPGIAASFLVKESKGKTLEDASNEHGLE
- the LOC112720803 gene encoding low affinity inorganic phosphate transporter 3-like isoform X2, whose translation is MAQPGWLENFDLASAQKRYQILATMLIVGLQFACAFGNFSVLAFVPLRDPIEPGSYHPRLVLLFNLVGSVASGIFSDKFGRKMAFDIILMVLMAVCFLYFSGIVVSFMFFIVIIAFLGGATSTVGAIFISETMANKMNRGSLIARQFLGELFGQLVSMITIIISSSSVSQKYKDYYFTFNNRWMSVVVATATMMVAGYTYLFWVKRIPESPRYTYFVWNNSRKAASDAKRLLIREVTNGEEEEATVLQNLTFGLFSWEFYNLHGWHLLGVTATSFVNGINYLTQLLFLNLIFHQYALLVPPSKPELLLFLAMLMTVTTVLGFLCQVFLIDRINRFCILFACFCIKAVLMVLVLLETPWKKKDNITELCVYYVLCNIIYNFANATNFVVAAEIFPTRMRGTCHGITVAGIKGENPRRCEQRARIRVIS